In Actinomyces radicidentis, one genomic interval encodes:
- a CDS encoding Fic family protein, which produces MAVSIGSGPGAPLPVGGPSRSVRPAGARGRRGAAAENGTGAGTTDPAVAALRVIAADQRVVDAEEALREASTELRWNEALRRRWREARAEAAVRGAIASGGVEGAVLPAAVLRDAVASRSLTEASTGDPSLDAVAGLWRAGTRLSTWMPDLRGEGRPAQPSPRALLTALHRDVAGPLAVTGTIPLDDVAAPRRGDRAPLEGGPGEAPTGDALDARLDGLLRLIDVPGAPSLVRAAVVHAEMVCARPFTAGNAAVGRLLVRHLITRDGLEPTGVAVVDQYAGRVPVAYADALAAYATGTLDGVVAWVVWQAEAVLVGIQEAQAICRSVQAGTTRA; this is translated from the coding sequence ATGGCAGTGAGCATCGGATCCGGCCCAGGCGCGCCCCTACCCGTCGGCGGGCCCAGCCGGTCCGTGCGGCCCGCTGGGGCCCGGGGCCGGCGAGGAGCCGCTGCTGAGAACGGGACCGGTGCCGGGACCACCGACCCCGCCGTCGCCGCCCTGCGGGTCATCGCCGCCGACCAGCGGGTCGTCGACGCCGAGGAGGCGCTGCGCGAGGCCTCCACAGAGCTGCGCTGGAACGAGGCCCTGCGCCGCCGCTGGCGCGAGGCCCGTGCCGAGGCCGCCGTCCGCGGCGCCATCGCCTCCGGCGGCGTGGAGGGCGCCGTCCTGCCCGCGGCAGTCCTGCGCGACGCTGTCGCCTCCCGCTCCCTCACCGAGGCCAGCACCGGCGACCCCTCCCTCGACGCCGTCGCCGGCCTCTGGCGCGCGGGCACGCGCCTCAGCACCTGGATGCCGGACCTGCGCGGTGAGGGCCGTCCCGCCCAGCCGAGCCCGCGCGCGCTCCTCACCGCGCTGCACCGCGACGTCGCCGGCCCCCTCGCCGTCACCGGCACGATCCCTCTCGACGACGTCGCCGCGCCCCGCCGCGGTGACCGGGCGCCCCTTGAGGGCGGGCCGGGGGAGGCGCCGACCGGCGACGCCCTCGACGCCCGCCTCGACGGCCTCCTTCGCCTCATCGACGTCCCCGGCGCGCCGTCGCTCGTGCGCGCCGCCGTCGTCCACGCCGAGATGGTCTGCGCCCGTCCCTTCACCGCCGGGAACGCCGCCGTCGGCCGTCTCCTCGTGCGTCACCTCATCACCCGTGACGGGCTCGAGCCCACTGGCGTCGCCGTCGTCGACCAGTACGCCGGGCGGGTCCCGGTGGCCTACGCGGACGCGCTCGCGGCCTACGCGACCGGCACCCTCGACGGCGTCGTCGCCTGGGTCGTGTGGCAGGCCGAGGCCGTGCTGGTCGGCATCCAGGAGGCGCAGGCGATCTGCCGCTCCGTCCAGGCGGGGACGACGCGGGCCTGA
- a CDS encoding HAD family hydrolase codes for MTDTTEPGSTTSTAPTSPARRTAAYLDLDKTVLATSTTFALGTPMHRSGLISTTALARGVVAQLPYLLLGADEDHTSRLMDQLAALNAGVERSRLQEVVADTMATAIEPAVYAEALDLIEGHHRAGHDVVIVSASVIEVVEPIAALVGADRAVATRLETDDEGRFTGRIERSLLHGAKVEALEADAAEHGIDLARSWAYSDSISDRPMLEAVGHPVAVNPDRELRRLAAELDWPVRDLERPVNLRNPLQPTIPRPNLAPVRAIPSTVLPLRWELIVNTGLLAGVGALAAIAAAGLRR; via the coding sequence ATGACCGACACCACCGAGCCCGGCTCGACGACATCCACCGCCCCCACGAGCCCCGCCCGGCGCACCGCCGCCTACCTCGACCTCGACAAGACGGTCCTCGCCACCTCGACGACCTTCGCCCTGGGCACGCCGATGCACCGCTCGGGCCTCATCTCCACGACCGCCCTCGCCCGGGGCGTCGTCGCCCAGCTCCCCTACCTCCTCCTCGGCGCCGACGAGGACCACACGAGCCGCCTCATGGACCAGCTCGCCGCCCTCAACGCCGGCGTCGAGCGCTCCCGCCTCCAGGAGGTCGTCGCCGACACCATGGCCACCGCCATCGAGCCGGCCGTCTACGCCGAGGCCCTCGACCTCATCGAGGGGCACCACCGCGCCGGTCACGACGTCGTCATCGTCTCGGCCTCCGTCATCGAGGTGGTCGAGCCCATCGCCGCCCTCGTCGGTGCCGACCGCGCCGTCGCCACCCGTCTGGAGACCGACGACGAGGGGCGCTTCACGGGGCGCATCGAGCGCTCCCTCCTCCACGGTGCCAAGGTCGAGGCCCTCGAGGCCGACGCCGCCGAGCACGGGATCGACCTCGCGCGCTCCTGGGCCTACTCGGACTCCATCTCGGACCGCCCCATGCTCGAGGCGGTCGGGCACCCGGTGGCCGTCAACCCGGACCGGGAACTGCGCCGCCTGGCCGCGGAGCTGGACTGGCCGGTGCGCGACCTCGAGCGACCGGTCAACCTGCGCAACCCTCTGCAGCCGACGATCCCCCGCCCGAACCTGGCACCCGTGCGCGCCATCCCCTCGACGGTGCTCCCCCTGCGATGGGAGCTCATCGTCAACACGGGGCTGCTCGCGGGAGTCGGTGCGCTCGCGGCCATCGCAGCGGCCGGCCTCCGGCGCTGA
- a CDS encoding cellulose synthase operon protein YhjQ/BcsQ, translating into MLTTIRPNARRSAAPPADASREPTGRPPSTDARGSAQVVALTGAVGGLGVSALLLHLARASAALGRRVAVLDLDPAGCLGTLLGDESRPGLRWADLPVDETAFRADLLVAALPTWIGMPVLTGDERGGPVRPEQAGPALAALAEDHDLVLVDLPRGATPPTGARVLLVTGTDLRTAVAAQAISARFEEAQDPAAPGGTAPPLSLVLRDGAQDLDEADLVTMTGGDVLARLPTDRSVPQHVERGDDPTRGRGGVRRCARVLAALLAEEHEDSARPGAGPDARTRSRP; encoded by the coding sequence GTGCTCACCACCATCCGCCCCAACGCCAGGCGCAGCGCCGCACCGCCGGCCGACGCCTCCCGCGAGCCCACGGGGCGACCGCCGTCGACGGACGCGCGGGGCTCCGCGCAGGTCGTCGCCCTCACCGGCGCCGTCGGAGGGCTGGGCGTGAGCGCCCTCCTCCTCCACCTCGCCCGCGCCAGCGCCGCCCTCGGACGCCGCGTCGCCGTCCTCGACCTCGATCCCGCCGGCTGCCTCGGCACGCTCCTGGGCGACGAGTCCCGGCCCGGCCTGCGCTGGGCGGACCTGCCCGTGGACGAGACCGCCTTCCGGGCGGACCTCCTCGTCGCCGCCCTGCCCACCTGGATCGGCATGCCCGTCCTCACCGGTGACGAGCGCGGTGGACCGGTGCGCCCGGAGCAGGCGGGCCCCGCGCTCGCGGCCCTCGCCGAGGACCACGACCTCGTCCTCGTCGACCTGCCCCGCGGGGCGACGCCTCCGACGGGCGCACGCGTCCTTCTCGTCACCGGAACGGACCTCCGCACCGCGGTCGCCGCACAGGCGATCTCCGCCAGGTTCGAGGAGGCTCAGGACCCCGCCGCGCCCGGTGGCACGGCGCCGCCCCTCAGCCTCGTCCTGCGCGACGGAGCCCAGGACCTCGACGAGGCCGACCTCGTCACCATGACCGGCGGCGACGTCCTCGCCCGACTGCCCACCGACCGCTCCGTCCCGCAGCACGTCGAGCGCGGCGACGATCCCACGCGCGGCCGCGGCGGGGTGCGGCGCTGCGCCCGCGTCCTCGCCGCCCTCCTCGCCGAGGAGCACGAGGACAGCGCCCGCCCTGGTGCCGGCCCGGACGCCCGGACGCGGAGCCGGCCGTGA
- a CDS encoding TadA family conjugal transfer-associated ATPase, whose amino-acid sequence MPDAADGELERVRSALARGSDLAVALAVGAGAATGATGLARLEGAVRADVEGAGPVLQPLLETDGVTDVLVGGGVSWIDRGAGLEPVEDAALTEAEARALAVRMAAACGRRLDDASPVVDATLPGGTRLNAVLPPLSADGTLICLRTSRRRAFTLAELSADGTLAPGLEPVLAALVARRASCLVTGATGTGKTTLLAALLGLVPATERIVCIEEASELRPAHPHVIHLQERGENVQGVGAVPMTALVRTALRMRPDRIVLGECRGPEVRDVLTALNTGHEGGWATLHANSPADVPARLTALGALAGMDERAVAAQAASALDAVVHLVRVPGRRRTRRVVASVGVLRREPGRDGALLCEDALLRAPGGRLSAGPAAGRLAERLGGGVVEAALGGAA is encoded by the coding sequence CTGCCTGACGCGGCGGACGGCGAGCTCGAGCGCGTCCGCAGCGCCCTCGCCCGGGGCTCCGATCTCGCCGTCGCCCTCGCGGTCGGAGCCGGCGCGGCCACCGGCGCCACGGGCCTCGCCCGTCTCGAGGGAGCCGTGCGAGCCGACGTCGAGGGCGCCGGCCCCGTCCTCCAGCCCCTCCTCGAGACCGACGGCGTCACCGACGTCCTCGTCGGAGGGGGCGTCAGCTGGATCGACCGCGGCGCCGGCCTCGAACCGGTCGAGGACGCTGCCCTCACCGAGGCCGAGGCCCGCGCGCTCGCCGTACGCATGGCCGCCGCGTGCGGGCGACGGCTCGACGATGCCAGCCCCGTCGTCGACGCCACCCTCCCCGGCGGCACCCGCCTCAACGCGGTGCTCCCGCCGCTGTCCGCCGACGGCACCCTCATCTGCCTGCGCACCTCGCGGCGACGCGCCTTCACCCTCGCCGAGCTCAGCGCCGACGGCACCCTCGCACCCGGCCTCGAGCCCGTCCTCGCCGCGCTCGTCGCACGGAGGGCCTCCTGCCTCGTCACCGGCGCCACCGGCACCGGCAAGACGACGCTCCTGGCGGCCCTGCTCGGTCTCGTGCCCGCCACTGAGCGGATCGTCTGCATCGAGGAGGCCAGTGAGCTGCGCCCCGCCCACCCCCACGTCATCCATCTCCAGGAGCGCGGCGAGAACGTCCAGGGCGTCGGTGCCGTCCCCATGACCGCGCTCGTGCGCACCGCCCTGCGCATGCGTCCCGACCGGATCGTCCTCGGCGAGTGCCGTGGCCCCGAGGTCCGTGACGTCCTCACCGCCCTCAACACGGGGCACGAGGGCGGCTGGGCCACCCTTCACGCCAACTCCCCGGCAGACGTCCCCGCCCGCCTCACGGCCCTCGGCGCGCTCGCGGGCATGGACGAGCGCGCGGTCGCCGCCCAGGCGGCCAGCGCCCTCGACGCCGTCGTCCACCTCGTCCGCGTCCCCGGCCGACGCCGCACCCGCCGCGTCGTCGCCTCCGTCGGGGTCCTGCGGCGCGAACCCGGGCGCGACGGCGCGCTCCTGTGCGAGGACGCGCTGCTGAGGGCACCGGGCGGTCGACTCTCCGCGGGGCCGGCAGCGGGCCGACTCGCCGAGCGCCTCGGCGGCGGGGTGGTCGAGGCGGCGCTCGGAGGCGCTGCATGA
- a CDS encoding type II secretion system F family protein, which translates to MTGEWAGTALPVALLLALATAVLLLPPRRERPVAGRRPRGGGASAEDGARRGTDASGSDSSHAVPELAGELDIGLVLTEVATLLRAGATPQRAWERALGRAGVRAGVEPGDDGVPPVLRALGEAPVPSWLPSFSRSEGSTGAPGRGRGSRRGLPLPDPAAARRARAARAAAPGAVAACRLTAELGAPLAGILETVADGVAEAGHADSSRRTALSGPRATARLLACLPLLGLLLGQAVGAHPSEVLLDGGWGSALGLLGIGLMALGQLLTVRLVRAAEGEADVVDEALVLDLAGAALGAGASLPGALQALGAALDEEPLAVVGRALLLGASWGAAWRAPEDAGWRARRARLEQSLRPGWEDGASPGPLLAGTARALRAGRAARDEEAAERLAVRLVVPLGLCFLPAFVVLGIVPVIAGVGLDLLAA; encoded by the coding sequence ATGACGGGGGAGTGGGCCGGGACCGCGCTCCCCGTCGCGCTGCTCCTCGCGCTCGCGACGGCCGTCCTGCTCCTGCCGCCGCGTCGGGAGCGACCCGTGGCGGGTCGTCGTCCGCGGGGAGGCGGAGCCTCGGCGGAGGACGGCGCACGCCGCGGTACGGACGCGTCCGGGTCGGATTCGAGCCACGCGGTCCCGGAGCTCGCCGGTGAGCTCGACATCGGTCTCGTCCTCACCGAGGTCGCGACCCTCCTGCGCGCCGGCGCGACCCCGCAGCGCGCCTGGGAGAGGGCCCTCGGGCGGGCCGGCGTCCGCGCCGGCGTCGAGCCCGGGGACGACGGCGTCCCGCCGGTCCTCCGTGCCCTCGGCGAGGCGCCGGTGCCCTCCTGGCTGCCGTCCTTCTCGCGCTCGGAGGGCTCCACCGGCGCTCCGGGCCGTGGACGTGGGAGCCGGCGCGGCCTCCCGCTGCCCGATCCGGCAGCGGCCCGTCGCGCCCGCGCGGCACGGGCGGCGGCCCCGGGCGCCGTCGCCGCCTGCCGTCTCACCGCCGAGCTCGGCGCCCCGCTCGCGGGGATCCTCGAGACGGTCGCGGACGGCGTCGCCGAGGCCGGCCACGCCGACTCCTCGCGCCGCACCGCCCTGTCCGGTCCCCGTGCGACCGCTCGGCTGCTCGCCTGCCTGCCGCTCCTCGGGCTCCTGCTCGGCCAGGCGGTCGGTGCGCACCCCTCCGAGGTGCTCCTCGACGGAGGCTGGGGCAGCGCCCTGGGTCTCCTCGGGATCGGCCTCATGGCCCTCGGACAGCTCCTCACCGTGCGTCTCGTCCGCGCCGCGGAGGGGGAGGCCGACGTCGTCGACGAGGCCCTCGTCCTCGACCTCGCCGGCGCCGCCCTCGGTGCGGGAGCCTCCCTGCCAGGAGCGCTTCAGGCGCTCGGGGCCGCTCTCGACGAGGAGCCGCTCGCCGTCGTCGGCCGCGCCCTTCTCCTCGGCGCCTCCTGGGGCGCCGCCTGGCGGGCGCCCGAGGACGCCGGCTGGCGGGCGCGGCGGGCCCGGCTCGAGCAGAGCCTGCGCCCCGGCTGGGAGGACGGCGCCTCGCCGGGCCCGCTGCTCGCCGGGACAGCGCGGGCGCTTCGGGCCGGACGCGCCGCACGGGACGAGGAGGCGGCCGAACGCCTCGCCGTGCGCCTTGTCGTGCCTCTCGGCCTGTGCTTCCTACCCGCCTTCGTCGTCCTCGGGATCGTCCCCGTCATCGCCGGCGTCGGTCTGGACCTCCTCGCGGCCTGA
- a CDS encoding HAD family hydrolase: MSSPEPRSDTGPDAAPESAPPPVLPVAPDGTVHLGADVRGILVDIDGVLADHRTAADAAVYSWASTLPGWALGPAETADLWERLDRKHFLRYQHGEHTFNGQLLARVREFVPGAADLDDDAAQAHIDDYYAHYRARLVPYPDVAGFIAGLRDAVARRGAAGERLAVAYVTNGDEESQRIKLDAVGALVEDWPLIASAEVAASKPDPRIFALACESIGTTPDVTVMVGDDPWSDVDGATGAGLRCVHLRRSPSAPSRPVATIDTLARLVVD; the protein is encoded by the coding sequence GTGAGCAGCCCGGAACCGCGCAGCGACACCGGCCCCGACGCAGCGCCGGAGAGCGCTCCGCCCCCGGTCCTTCCCGTCGCCCCCGACGGCACCGTCCACCTCGGCGCCGATGTCCGAGGCATCCTCGTCGACATCGACGGGGTCCTCGCCGACCACCGCACGGCCGCCGACGCCGCGGTCTACTCCTGGGCGTCCACACTCCCCGGCTGGGCCCTCGGCCCCGCCGAGACCGCCGACCTCTGGGAGCGCCTCGACCGCAAGCACTTCCTGCGCTACCAGCACGGCGAGCACACCTTCAACGGCCAGCTGCTCGCCCGCGTGCGGGAGTTCGTCCCCGGCGCCGCCGACCTCGACGACGACGCGGCCCAGGCGCACATCGACGACTACTACGCCCACTACCGCGCCCGTCTCGTCCCGTACCCGGACGTCGCCGGCTTCATCGCAGGGCTCCGCGACGCCGTCGCCCGACGCGGCGCCGCGGGCGAGCGGCTCGCCGTCGCCTACGTGACCAACGGGGACGAGGAGTCCCAGCGGATCAAGCTCGACGCCGTCGGCGCCCTCGTCGAGGACTGGCCCCTCATCGCCTCCGCCGAGGTCGCGGCCTCCAAGCCGGATCCACGGATCTTCGCCCTCGCCTGCGAGAGCATCGGCACCACGCCCGACGTGACCGTCATGGTCGGCGACGACCCCTGGTCCGACGTCGACGGCGCCACCGGGGCCGGGTTGCGGTGCGTGCACCTGCGCCGCTCGCCGTCGGCGCCCTCCCGACCCGTCGCCACGATCGACACCCTCGCGCGCCTCGTCGTCGACTGA
- a CDS encoding PH domain-containing protein → MALPKKLLSRDEVVVRHMRTHPKVLIGRTLLEALLLVAAVVGTVYAPESWNPWGYVAIWVVWLLVTIPLLLVPWMRWMSITYTVTTKRVITRSGIFNKTGHDLPLSRISDVQQDRSAVDRLFGAGTLRLQTSADDPLTLTDVPQVETVQVEIANLLFHDVQGAIDADPDD, encoded by the coding sequence ATGGCACTGCCCAAGAAGCTCCTCAGCCGGGACGAGGTCGTCGTCCGCCACATGCGCACGCACCCCAAGGTCCTCATCGGCCGCACCCTCCTCGAGGCGCTCCTCCTCGTGGCCGCCGTGGTCGGCACCGTCTACGCGCCCGAGTCCTGGAACCCGTGGGGCTACGTCGCCATCTGGGTCGTCTGGCTGCTGGTGACGATCCCGCTGCTCCTCGTCCCGTGGATGCGCTGGATGTCGATCACGTACACGGTCACGACGAAGCGCGTCATCACTCGCTCCGGCATCTTCAACAAGACCGGCCACGACCTGCCGCTGTCCCGCATCAGCGACGTCCAGCAGGACCGCTCGGCCGTCGACCGGCTCTTCGGCGCCGGCACCCTGCGCCTGCAGACCTCGGCCGACGACCCGCTCACCCTCACCGACGTCCCCCAGGTGGAGACCGTCCAGGTCGAGATCGCGAACCTCCTCTTCCACGACGTGCAGGGCGCCATCGACGCCGACCCCGACGACTGA
- a CDS encoding TetR/AcrR family transcriptional regulator, with translation MNTTTGSAPTARAAGGLRASRARRTRDAIQASALRLAHERGYDATTVEDVAADAGVSRRTVFNYFPTKIDMFVHGPLAPEADAVEAFIASDGDLLDDLGTLIASADPRDGDDAEDFRRLRAVFRENPEIIVALQPRVRLFHSVIRAAIAQRLGTELSDPRVRAASGLAHLIQKTAVELWAGDDCETEGSASTEGAHPAPASVADAVPVVITSLREVLSTSPRTTQELS, from the coding sequence ATGAACACGACCACCGGCTCGGCCCCGACCGCTCGCGCGGCCGGCGGCCTGCGCGCCTCCAGGGCGCGCCGGACGCGCGACGCCATCCAGGCCAGTGCCCTCCGGCTCGCCCACGAGCGCGGCTACGACGCCACGACGGTCGAGGACGTGGCGGCGGACGCCGGGGTCTCCCGGCGCACCGTCTTCAACTACTTCCCCACCAAGATCGACATGTTCGTCCACGGGCCGCTCGCCCCTGAGGCGGACGCGGTCGAGGCCTTCATCGCCTCCGACGGGGACCTCCTCGACGACCTCGGCACCCTCATCGCCTCGGCGGACCCCCGCGACGGCGACGACGCCGAGGACTTCCGCCGCCTGCGCGCCGTCTTCCGCGAGAATCCCGAGATCATCGTGGCCCTCCAGCCCCGCGTGCGCCTCTTCCACTCGGTCATCCGCGCCGCCATCGCGCAGCGCCTCGGCACCGAGCTCTCGGACCCGCGGGTCCGGGCCGCCTCCGGCCTCGCGCACCTCATCCAGAAGACCGCCGTCGAGCTGTGGGCCGGCGACGACTGCGAGACCGAGGGGAGTGCCTCCACCGAGGGCGCGCACCCGGCCCCCGCCTCCGTCGCCGACGCCGTCCCGGTCGTCATCACCAGCCTTCGCGAGGTCCTCTCGACCTCGCCCCGAACCACTCAGGAGCTCTCATGA
- a CDS encoding MDR family MFS transporter: MTVQQPDASAPRGRHAADRPVDAVEQHGAPVTRGRHAHAVDGSATATATKPASKASSKASGEAFHPDRRFWAVYASLLVVMFLSAMDQTIVGTALPTIVGDLGGASHMAWIITAYTLAVTVAMPVYGKVGDLIGRKRLFLIAIALFLVGSALCGTATSMGQLIAWRALQGLGGGGLMISSQAITGDLIPPRERGTYMAPMGAMFGIASVLGPILGGWLTDSVNWRWVFWVNLPLGIIAWIAVWAVLKLPVHKFSSKVDWAGLSLMNLGAVLIVLGATFGGNQLEWSSPWLILMFAVGALAWLALPFVEKRVAEPMLPWEVMKGRTFILTTIQGMLAMGGMIGANLYLPTYLQMSYGYSATVSGLLLVPMTAGMLVAGIGSGIAVTRSGRYRAYPIVGPLVSAAALWWMSTFDVDTPVWHISVAVLILGSGIGLFFQLLMTLVQNDVEARNLGTATSGNNFFREVAVSLGSSLIGVAFSNNLTDRITSNIASLASSKDPSVLKALATFQGSTGGSESSLTPAIVNQLPGALHTAITTAYADALTPIFLMMVPIFLLAAVVGLFYKSVPLSHKTALEQLEEQQASGLAEEAEAFANDELAEPEGDDVVHDPHATAVH; the protein is encoded by the coding sequence ATGACCGTACAGCAGCCCGACGCCTCCGCGCCTCGCGGCCGCCACGCGGCGGACCGCCCCGTCGACGCCGTCGAGCAGCACGGCGCCCCGGTCACCCGGGGCCGCCACGCCCACGCCGTCGACGGCTCCGCCACGGCGACCGCCACCAAGCCCGCCTCCAAGGCGTCCTCCAAGGCCTCCGGCGAGGCCTTCCACCCCGACCGCCGCTTCTGGGCCGTCTACGCGTCCCTGCTCGTCGTCATGTTCCTGTCCGCCATGGACCAGACGATCGTCGGCACCGCGCTGCCCACGATCGTCGGAGACCTCGGCGGCGCCAGCCATATGGCCTGGATCATCACGGCCTACACGCTCGCCGTCACCGTCGCCATGCCGGTCTACGGGAAGGTCGGCGACCTCATCGGCCGCAAGCGCCTCTTCCTCATCGCCATCGCGCTCTTCCTCGTCGGCTCCGCCCTGTGCGGCACCGCCACGAGCATGGGGCAGCTCATCGCCTGGCGCGCCCTCCAGGGCCTCGGCGGCGGCGGCCTCATGATCTCGTCGCAGGCCATCACCGGCGACCTCATCCCGCCGCGCGAGCGCGGCACCTACATGGCCCCGATGGGTGCCATGTTCGGCATCGCCTCCGTCCTCGGCCCGATCCTGGGCGGCTGGCTCACCGACTCCGTCAACTGGCGCTGGGTCTTCTGGGTCAACCTGCCCCTCGGCATCATCGCCTGGATCGCCGTCTGGGCCGTCCTCAAGCTGCCCGTCCACAAGTTCAGCTCCAAGGTCGACTGGGCCGGCCTGTCCCTCATGAACCTAGGCGCCGTCCTCATCGTTCTGGGCGCCACCTTCGGCGGCAACCAGCTCGAGTGGTCCAGCCCGTGGCTCATCCTCATGTTCGCCGTCGGCGCCCTGGCCTGGCTCGCCCTGCCCTTCGTCGAGAAGCGCGTCGCCGAGCCGATGCTCCCCTGGGAGGTCATGAAGGGCCGCACCTTCATCCTCACCACGATCCAGGGCATGCTCGCCATGGGCGGCATGATCGGCGCCAACCTCTACCTGCCGACCTACCTGCAGATGAGCTACGGCTACTCCGCCACGGTGTCCGGCCTGCTCCTCGTCCCGATGACCGCCGGCATGCTCGTCGCCGGCATCGGCTCCGGCATCGCCGTGACCCGCAGCGGCCGCTACCGCGCCTACCCGATCGTCGGCCCGCTCGTCTCCGCCGCCGCGCTGTGGTGGATGAGCACCTTCGACGTCGACACCCCGGTCTGGCACATCTCCGTGGCCGTCCTCATCCTCGGCTCCGGCATCGGCCTGTTCTTCCAGCTCCTCATGACGCTGGTCCAGAACGACGTCGAGGCCCGCAACCTGGGCACGGCGACCTCGGGCAACAACTTCTTCCGCGAGGTCGCGGTCTCGCTGGGCTCCTCGCTCATCGGCGTGGCCTTCTCCAACAACCTCACGGACCGGATCACCTCCAACATCGCCTCGCTGGCCTCCAGCAAGGACCCGAGCGTCCTCAAGGCCCTCGCGACCTTCCAGGGCTCCACCGGCGGCTCGGAGTCCTCGCTGACCCCGGCGATCGTCAACCAGCTCCCGGGCGCCCTGCACACGGCGATCACCACGGCCTACGCGGACGCCCTGACCCCGATCTTCCTCATGATGGTGCCGATCTTCCTGCTCGCCGCGGTCGTCGGCCTCTTCTACAAGTCGGTGCCGCTGTCGCACAAGACGGCCCTCGAGCAGCTCGAGGAGCAGCAGGCGAGTGGCCTGGCCGAGGAGGCCGAGGCCTTCGCGAACGATGAGCTCGCGGAGCCGGAGGGCGACGACGTCGTCCACGACCCGCACGCCACCGCGGTGCACTGA
- a CDS encoding carboxymuconolactone decarboxylase family protein, which translates to MTIANLRSALPDWAKDLSLNLSSLARTTTLTEQQQWGTFLAAAAATRNESVLVQVAEEAKEHLSEEAQAAALGAASIMAMNNVAYRARHFLGGDYEKERMGLRMNIIGTSGGVDKVDFELWSLAVSTINGCERCVTAHDATVRGEGLSTEQVWEAVRIAATVQAAAQAIQVVETLG; encoded by the coding sequence ATGACGATCGCGAACCTCCGCTCCGCCCTGCCCGACTGGGCCAAGGACCTCTCCCTCAACCTCTCCAGCCTCGCCCGCACGACGACGCTGACCGAGCAGCAGCAGTGGGGCACCTTCCTCGCCGCCGCCGCCGCGACCCGCAACGAGTCCGTGCTCGTCCAGGTCGCCGAGGAGGCCAAGGAGCACCTGTCCGAGGAGGCCCAGGCCGCCGCGCTCGGCGCCGCCTCCATCATGGCGATGAACAACGTCGCCTACCGCGCCCGCCACTTCCTGGGCGGCGACTACGAGAAGGAGCGCATGGGCCTGCGGATGAACATCATCGGCACGTCCGGCGGCGTCGACAAGGTCGACTTCGAACTCTGGTCCCTCGCGGTCTCCACCATCAACGGCTGCGAGCGCTGCGTCACCGCCCACGACGCGACCGTCCGCGGCGAGGGCCTGTCCACCGAGCAGGTCTGGGAGGCCGTCCGCATCGCGGCGACCGTCCAGGCCGCCGCCCAGGCGATCCAGGTCGTCGAGACGCTCGGCTGA
- a CDS encoding peroxiredoxin encodes MAVLTIGDQFPAYKMTGLIPGNLKNVEADQPEDYFTTVSSEDVPEGTWRVVFFWPKDFTFVCPTEIAAFGDLYEEFKDRDCEVIGVSVDNEYTHYAWRRSHEKLQELPFVMASDLNRDLVTALGIKRATGEADRATFIVDPHNAIQSVSVTADSVGRNTEEVLRQLDALQSDELCACNWKAGAATIDALHEMEA; translated from the coding sequence ATGGCCGTTCTCACCATCGGCGACCAGTTCCCCGCCTACAAGATGACGGGCCTCATCCCCGGCAACCTCAAGAACGTCGAGGCCGACCAGCCCGAGGACTACTTCACGACCGTCTCCTCCGAGGACGTCCCCGAGGGCACCTGGCGCGTCGTCTTCTTCTGGCCGAAGGACTTCACCTTCGTCTGCCCCACCGAGATCGCCGCCTTCGGCGACCTCTACGAGGAGTTCAAGGACCGCGACTGCGAGGTCATCGGAGTCTCCGTCGACAACGAGTACACGCACTACGCCTGGCGCCGCAGCCACGAGAAGCTCCAGGAGCTCCCCTTCGTCATGGCCTCCGACCTCAACCGGGACCTCGTGACCGCCCTCGGCATCAAGCGCGCCACCGGCGAGGCCGACCGCGCCACCTTCATCGTCGACCCGCACAACGCCATCCAGTCGGTCTCCGTCACCGCGGACTCCGTCGGCCGCAACACCGAGGAGGTCCTGCGCCAGCTCGACGCCCTCCAGTCCGACGAGCTCTGCGCCTGCAACTGGAAGGCCGGCGCAGCCACCATCGACGCCCTTCACGAGATGGAGGCCTGA